One window from the genome of Pedobacter schmidteae encodes:
- a CDS encoding gluconate 2-dehydrogenase subunit 3 family protein, translated as MNRRESLKILGLTTLSAGVLLEACKPGEDKTNLKAENNEQAEAGRQQFEIERDKKLHAEKFFSAHEMATITVLADIIIPKDEKSGNASDAKVPEFIEFIVKDIPSHQTPMRGGLKWLELQCLNRFQKPFKDATAEQQTQMLDLIAYPNKVKPGMEQGVAFFTLMRSLTASGFFTSEMGIKDIGYAGNTPNKWEGVPADVLKQYNL; from the coding sequence ATGAACAGACGTGAATCCTTAAAAATATTAGGTTTAACAACACTAAGCGCGGGTGTATTACTTGAAGCATGTAAGCCTGGCGAAGATAAAACCAACCTTAAAGCTGAAAACAACGAACAAGCTGAAGCAGGAAGACAGCAATTTGAGATAGAGAGAGATAAAAAACTCCATGCCGAAAAGTTTTTCAGTGCACATGAAATGGCTACCATTACCGTATTGGCCGATATCATCATTCCTAAGGACGAGAAATCGGGGAATGCATCCGATGCAAAAGTTCCTGAATTTATTGAGTTTATTGTAAAGGACATCCCTTCTCATCAAACACCTATGCGGGGAGGCTTAAAATGGCTTGAGCTGCAATGTCTAAACCGCTTTCAGAAACCATTTAAGGATGCTACAGCAGAACAGCAAACGCAAATGCTTGATCTGATTGCTTACCCCAATAAAGTAAAACCTGGAATGGAACAGGGAGTGGCATTTTTTACCCTGATGAGAAGTCTGACCGCATCGGGATTCTTTACCAGCGAAATGGGGATCAAAGACATAGGTTATGCAGGAAACACACCAAACAAATGGGAGGGCGTGCCGGCTGATGTTTTAAAGCAATACAATCTTTAG
- a CDS encoding RNA polymerase sigma factor: MYQQADQFTVIFNTYWKKLYVIAYRRLRDEELAKDIVQDVFVYFWKERQNININGSLEAYLRKSVQYQIIAHFRKHTIHSKALGFLLEKMNEVEVNIRDILTEQDFANTVQTEVKEMPGTMQEIFNLRFKDQSVKEISESLGLAEKTVRNNISIGLVRIRKAISRDFPEDFSAICLALYILLGPK, from the coding sequence ATGTACCAACAAGCTGATCAGTTTACAGTTATATTTAATACCTATTGGAAAAAGCTGTATGTAATTGCATACCGGCGTTTAAGGGACGAAGAACTGGCAAAGGACATTGTGCAGGATGTATTCGTATATTTTTGGAAGGAAAGGCAAAACATCAATATTAACGGATCATTAGAGGCTTACCTCCGCAAATCAGTACAGTACCAGATCATTGCCCATTTCAGAAAACATACCATACATTCTAAAGCTTTGGGCTTTCTGTTGGAAAAAATGAACGAGGTAGAGGTCAACATCCGTGACATATTAACTGAACAGGACTTCGCCAATACTGTTCAAACCGAGGTTAAAGAAATGCCTGGAACCATGCAGGAGATCTTTAACCTTCGGTTCAAAGACCAGTCCGTTAAAGAAATTTCAGAAAGCCTTGGCCTGGCTGAAAAAACAGTCAGGAATAACATATCCATAGGTTTAGTCCGCATTCGCAAAGCCATCTCCAGAGATTTCCCTGAAGATTTTTCAGCTATTTGCCTTGCGCTCTATATTTTACTTGGCCCCAAATAG
- a CDS encoding FecR family protein: protein MNANQLKKLLTAFLKNRLNKTDKNLLQNWYDSFGESEHQVPGLNNAREEELLKNELLSRIQLQLNEPEKPTFKLWSLRNVAASVAVLTTVGLAGWFFMFKNAQNTTGQTTFQIVSTTSAQLKKVILPDGSIVHLNANSRIKIPHRFAATSRQFYLEEGEAFFEVTKDKTRPFVIHSQQLDVKVLGTSFNVRSYKQLNNLKVAVTTGKVSVSEQGKVYGILTPGQQITYYKNSKTIQLSQVSPADNNAWIGGKIYLEKAGFEELALAMHNIYGVTLKQQMKHHPAYQYNLTIRSDRSLAETMKLICAIHGHNYKKNANEILMY from the coding sequence ATGAACGCCAACCAATTAAAAAAATTACTGACTGCCTTTTTAAAAAACAGGCTCAATAAAACGGATAAAAACCTATTACAAAACTGGTACGATTCATTTGGTGAATCAGAACATCAGGTTCCGGGACTAAACAATGCCAGGGAAGAAGAACTCCTAAAAAATGAATTGCTTAGTAGAATTCAGTTACAGCTAAATGAACCGGAAAAGCCGACATTCAAACTATGGTCACTCAGAAATGTTGCCGCATCCGTAGCTGTACTAACCACAGTGGGGCTTGCCGGATGGTTCTTTATGTTTAAAAATGCACAAAACACCACCGGTCAAACGACTTTTCAAATTGTAAGCACTACTTCTGCTCAATTAAAAAAAGTGATCCTACCTGATGGTTCAATCGTACATTTAAATGCCAATTCACGCATAAAAATCCCCCATAGATTTGCTGCAACCAGCAGGCAGTTTTATCTTGAAGAAGGAGAGGCCTTTTTTGAAGTTACCAAAGATAAAACCAGGCCTTTCGTCATCCACAGTCAGCAACTGGATGTAAAAGTACTAGGCACCTCGTTCAATGTCCGTTCCTATAAACAACTCAACAACCTCAAAGTAGCGGTAACTACCGGAAAAGTAAGTGTAAGTGAGCAAGGGAAAGTATATGGTATACTCACGCCAGGGCAGCAAATTACCTATTACAAAAACAGTAAAACTATTCAGTTATCGCAGGTTAGTCCGGCCGATAACAACGCCTGGATAGGCGGAAAAATTTATCTGGAAAAAGCCGGCTTTGAAGAGCTTGCTTTGGCCATGCACAACATTTACGGCGTGACATTAAAACAGCAGATGAAACATCATCCTGCTTATCAGTACAATTTAACTATCCGTTCAGATCGCTCACTGGCAGAAACCATGAAGCTGATCTGCGCAATCCATGGTCACAATTATAAAAAAAATGCAAATGAAATACTGATGTACTAA
- a CDS encoding TonB-dependent receptor produces MKQNLLQMQKAMRITLLIFSIVFSASQLLFAVNGRAQLLEQRISITLDKGNLYQAIKKLEKTSKTEFAFDNAMLNMEKFSIQSHNFKQTRLADILEQLFNGTNIGYKEESNISIRFFQKQKPGKIRGKITDDKGGNLPGVGIKVIEVNKSFTTDSLGNYSIGLPAGKYTLEITYISFKTQRFNHVEIRENITTTLNVVMMEQAGNLDEVVVIGYGTVKKSDLTGSVSVIKMKDIENVPVVRVDQMLQGRIAGAEIVSTSGEPGAGTSVRIRGTRSISATNEPLYVVDGVLDAVNSLNDLNPSDIESIQVLKDASSTAIYGSRGSNGVILITTKTGGTSGKTSFTFRSDVGQSVLPRFLDLMNATEFAELQNDRFYFSSTANQSKPLEEYPYKNPLALGEGTNWTKEITRSAPYQNHTFSMSGGDKSTNYYFSANYNNTEGIILSSGMKRIQSRLNLDKTFNKYVKSGIRLNYSYINQDVNKVDVGTSTLWYRSTVFLAPTIAAYKPDGTLNDFNTQWYSGTLFDSPLANSLLQKKDQVKKTLSSMLYVEVSPLKSLKLKSSVSFYDYNRFDDTFYPSTLPTRMSKNTGAYAYKRGFKDNNILNENTISYKKVWNKRHNLDAVYGITFQTFWTTDLYASGDGYFIDDIETNDLAAVPTKETLNAGSSLERQNKISNLARVNYNYNGKYYLTVTARADAASNFAANHKWGYFPSAAIKWNILKEDFMKPIKGINELAIRLSGGVSGNDAISKYQSLSRLASNANGYIFGGVTPVAYYPSRISNEGLTWEKTTSYNVGMDLAILKNRLAFTFDAYSSATTDLLLTVQLPTHVGYTSRLTNIGKTSNKGVELAIDAKNISSKNFSWSTTLTLAHNRQMVEDIGGLDRISAYNNGFGAQYMMYGYIKGQPLNALWGMQYAGVWKSQAEITQNQTDKQYASSAVNFYQPGRQRYIDQNHDGILDNSDLVYLGNADPKLYGGIQNNFNIYGFNLGFYLNYSIGGKIYNPVELFMGTGTYLSNQFKYMVNAWHPVRNPNSDYPRADSKDDIPNDRFVHSASFLRLKNASIGYSFNLVKPTNNLLKSLTLTASGNNIYLWKYYNGYDPEVSTESEGSTIRRMDNGAYPNSRTVTFSAELKF; encoded by the coding sequence ATGAAACAAAACTTACTGCAAATGCAGAAAGCGATGCGTATTACATTATTGATCTTCAGCATTGTGTTTTCTGCTTCACAGCTTCTGTTCGCTGTAAATGGCAGGGCACAACTCCTTGAACAACGAATAAGCATTACCCTTGATAAAGGCAATCTTTATCAGGCCATCAAAAAACTGGAAAAAACGAGTAAAACAGAATTTGCCTTTGATAATGCCATGTTGAATATGGAAAAATTCAGCATTCAGTCTCACAACTTTAAACAAACACGTTTGGCCGATATATTGGAGCAGCTATTTAATGGAACCAATATCGGATATAAGGAAGAAAGCAACATCAGTATCAGATTTTTTCAAAAACAAAAGCCTGGAAAAATACGCGGAAAAATAACCGATGACAAAGGTGGCAACCTGCCTGGCGTAGGCATCAAAGTAATAGAAGTCAATAAAAGCTTTACAACCGATTCGTTGGGCAACTACAGCATTGGCTTACCGGCAGGCAAATACACGCTCGAAATCACCTATATCTCTTTTAAAACGCAACGTTTTAACCATGTAGAAATCAGAGAGAATATAACCACTACTTTGAATGTGGTGATGATGGAACAGGCGGGGAATCTGGATGAGGTGGTGGTTATCGGCTACGGAACCGTAAAAAAAAGCGACCTCACCGGATCGGTTAGTGTTATAAAAATGAAGGACATAGAGAATGTTCCTGTAGTAAGGGTGGATCAAATGCTGCAAGGAAGAATTGCCGGAGCCGAAATTGTGAGTACCAGTGGTGAACCCGGAGCTGGTACCTCTGTTCGCATCCGGGGCACACGTTCCATTTCGGCTACCAATGAACCCCTGTATGTAGTAGACGGAGTACTGGATGCTGTCAATAGCCTCAATGATTTAAATCCAAGTGACATCGAATCTATTCAGGTGCTTAAAGATGCATCATCAACTGCCATCTATGGTTCGAGAGGAAGCAACGGGGTAATTCTAATTACAACAAAAACAGGAGGGACCAGCGGCAAGACCAGTTTTACCTTCCGCAGTGACGTTGGGCAATCTGTTTTGCCACGTTTTCTTGACCTCATGAATGCCACCGAATTTGCGGAATTACAAAATGACAGGTTCTATTTTAGCAGCACTGCCAATCAGAGTAAACCATTGGAAGAATATCCTTACAAAAACCCGCTGGCCCTGGGTGAGGGTACCAACTGGACAAAAGAGATTACGCGCAGCGCACCTTACCAAAACCATACCTTTTCTATGTCAGGAGGCGACAAATCAACCAATTATTATTTTTCTGCCAATTACAACAATACGGAAGGTATTATTTTAAGTAGTGGCATGAAACGTATCCAATCGCGTTTAAATCTCGATAAAACGTTCAATAAATATGTCAAATCAGGTATAAGGTTGAATTACTCCTATATCAATCAGGACGTGAACAAGGTTGATGTCGGCACCAGTACACTTTGGTACCGTTCTACTGTATTTCTCGCACCAACCATCGCCGCCTACAAACCGGACGGTACTTTAAACGATTTTAATACCCAGTGGTATAGTGGTACCTTATTCGATTCACCCCTGGCCAACTCTCTGCTGCAGAAAAAAGATCAGGTAAAGAAAACACTTTCTTCCATGCTTTATGTTGAAGTCAGTCCCCTTAAATCACTGAAACTTAAAAGTTCCGTCTCTTTTTACGATTACAACAGGTTTGACGACACTTTTTACCCATCAACCCTGCCAACAAGAATGAGCAAAAATACTGGAGCCTATGCTTACAAAAGAGGTTTTAAAGACAATAACATCCTGAACGAAAACACCATCAGCTATAAAAAGGTATGGAACAAAAGGCATAACCTGGATGCAGTTTACGGTATTACCTTTCAAACCTTCTGGACAACCGATCTGTACGCCAGTGGAGATGGGTATTTTATAGACGACATTGAAACAAATGACCTGGCCGCAGTACCTACAAAAGAAACGCTAAATGCCGGCTCCAGTTTAGAACGTCAGAATAAAATTTCTAATCTGGCCAGGGTCAATTACAACTACAATGGCAAGTACTACCTTACCGTTACGGCAAGGGCCGATGCGGCGTCCAATTTTGCAGCCAATCATAAATGGGGGTATTTCCCATCTGCTGCCATAAAATGGAATATCCTTAAAGAAGATTTCATGAAACCTATTAAGGGTATAAATGAGCTGGCTATTCGCTTAAGCGGTGGAGTTTCTGGTAATGATGCCATTTCAAAATATCAATCACTATCCCGTTTAGCTTCCAATGCCAACGGTTATATATTTGGCGGAGTTACTCCTGTGGCCTATTATCCTTCAAGAATCTCAAATGAAGGACTAACCTGGGAAAAAACCACATCCTATAACGTAGGAATGGATCTGGCAATTTTGAAAAACCGCCTGGCTTTTACTTTTGACGCTTACAGTAGCGCCACTACCGACCTGCTGCTTACCGTGCAGCTGCCAACCCACGTAGGTTATACCAGCAGACTAACCAATATTGGTAAAACATCTAACAAAGGGGTAGAGCTGGCCATCGATGCTAAAAACATCAGCAGCAAAAATTTCAGCTGGTCTACCACCTTAACCCTGGCACACAACAGGCAAATGGTGGAAGATATTGGCGGCCTGGACCGGATTTCGGCTTATAACAATGGCTTTGGCGCTCAGTACATGATGTACGGCTACATCAAAGGGCAGCCATTAAATGCACTTTGGGGTATGCAATATGCGGGAGTATGGAAATCCCAGGCAGAGATTACACAAAATCAGACCGATAAACAATACGCTTCTTCAGCGGTCAATTTTTACCAACCCGGACGTCAGCGTTATATCGACCAAAACCATGATGGCATATTGGACAATAGCGACCTGGTTTACCTGGGCAATGCAGATCCTAAACTTTATGGAGGAATTCAGAATAATTTCAACATATATGGTTTTAACCTGGGTTTTTATCTTAACTATTCCATAGGGGGCAAAATTTATAATCCTGTAGAGCTCTTTATGGGCACAGGAACCTACTTGTCCAACCAATTCAAGTACATGGTCAACGCCTGGCATCCGGTACGTAATCCTAATTCCGATTACCCCAGAGCCGACTCAAAAGACGATATTCCTAACGACAGGTTTGTACATAGCGCCAGCTTCCTGCGACTAAAAAATGCTTCAATAGGTTATTCCTTTAATCTGGTAAAACCGACCAACAACCTTTTAAAATCACTTACGTTAACCGCCAGTGGCAATAACATTTACCTATGGAAATACTACAACGGTTACGATCCGGAGGTTTCTACAGAAAGCGAAGGCTCAACCATCAGAAGAATGGATAACGGGGCCTATCCCAACAGTAGAACTGTCACATTCAGCGCCGAATTAAAATTCTAA
- a CDS encoding RagB/SusD family nutrient uptake outer membrane protein: protein MKKKLNIILLSISILSLLISSCKNALIEEPESFVSAGEFFKNENQCVAALNGCYIPFTSIYNSGLIIANEATTDLAYLNSAQLDAKFEISPANPGMGQAVWTQAYKGVMFCNAAIYGIENAPVNADRKKALIAEGVTLRAMYYYILTSTFGDVPFYTENVSSLQVLEKITALGRSSAVEIRKTLIAELQQYVSALPAKRTSEVTDNRVSGPMAHLLIAKMAMWNKDFPTALTSLKEIQKIYGQLTQYPLTDTYFRTKNTPESIFEVQFTWSASGLKKTTNVACFFTPTKKAATDIYDGVSIPELGAKANPYASITPSAYFMSLYELDDPRRNIILAYTYEDKWFTRPQSANGTGKPWMGPKFWCPGMDNAADGNNQKVFRYADALLLMAECANETGETQLALSSINEVKGRASADYKLSAYPGKDEFFEELKKERARELMGEYTRKWDLVRWGIFYDAVKATSATEYAEINNNIRRYHEYYPISDSEVMRSSGHLSNPAYTGQ from the coding sequence ATGAAGAAAAAATTAAACATCATATTGCTCTCTATATCTATACTTAGTTTACTGATCAGCTCCTGTAAAAATGCGCTTATTGAAGAGCCGGAAAGTTTCGTTTCTGCAGGCGAATTCTTTAAAAATGAGAACCAATGTGTAGCTGCATTGAATGGCTGTTACATTCCATTTACCAGCATTTATAATTCGGGGCTTATCATTGCCAATGAGGCTACTACCGATTTAGCCTATCTCAATTCTGCACAACTGGATGCTAAATTTGAAATATCTCCGGCCAATCCGGGAATGGGGCAAGCGGTATGGACGCAGGCCTACAAAGGGGTAATGTTTTGTAATGCCGCCATATATGGTATTGAAAATGCACCGGTCAATGCCGATCGTAAAAAAGCTTTAATTGCCGAAGGTGTAACCCTAAGGGCCATGTATTACTATATACTGACCAGTACATTTGGCGATGTTCCATTCTATACTGAAAATGTTTCGTCATTGCAGGTACTGGAAAAGATAACTGCCCTGGGTAGAAGCAGCGCGGTTGAAATCAGAAAAACACTAATTGCCGAATTGCAGCAATACGTGTCTGCCTTACCTGCCAAAAGAACTTCAGAGGTAACAGACAATAGGGTGTCGGGGCCAATGGCACACCTGCTGATCGCAAAAATGGCCATGTGGAACAAAGATTTCCCAACAGCCTTAACTTCGCTGAAAGAGATTCAGAAAATCTATGGACAACTGACTCAATACCCGCTCACTGATACTTATTTCAGAACAAAAAACACTCCGGAATCTATCTTTGAGGTTCAGTTTACCTGGTCGGCCTCTGGGCTTAAAAAAACAACCAATGTGGCTTGTTTTTTTACCCCCACAAAAAAGGCAGCAACAGATATTTACGACGGTGTATCTATTCCCGAACTTGGTGCGAAAGCCAATCCCTATGCATCCATCACGCCATCTGCCTACTTTATGTCGCTATATGAACTCGACGATCCGAGACGGAATATAATCCTGGCCTATACCTATGAGGACAAGTGGTTTACCCGGCCACAAAGTGCTAATGGGACAGGTAAACCCTGGATGGGACCAAAATTCTGGTGTCCGGGTATGGATAATGCAGCCGATGGCAACAATCAAAAAGTATTCAGATATGCCGATGCGCTGTTATTAATGGCCGAATGCGCAAATGAAACCGGAGAAACTCAGCTTGCATTATCCAGCATTAATGAAGTAAAAGGCCGGGCTTCAGCCGATTATAAACTAAGTGCTTACCCCGGCAAAGACGAGTTCTTTGAAGAGCTTAAAAAGGAGCGCGCCAGAGAGCTGATGGGCGAGTATACCCGAAAATGGGATCTGGTACGATGGGGCATTTTTTATGATGCTGTTAAAGCTACCTCGGCCACTGAATACGCCGAGATCAACAACAACATCAGAAGGTATCACGAATATTACCCCATTTCAGATAGCGAAGTGATGAGGTCATCAGGCCACTTATCTAACCCTGCGTATACCGGTCAGTAG
- a CDS encoding endonuclease/exonuclease/phosphatase family protein, protein MKTTYNSTILTLILLTICSLTVVAQHKTKIISYNILEGMKMDTTAGKQDFVKWLKNENPDILALEECNKFTQKSLEELARSYGHPYAVLLREQGYPVALTSKFPIVNVQKVTDNMHHGFIVAKIKDFNVLVLHLSPHKYWKRREEIDVILNTIATSQQKEKWVVMGDFNSLSPLDKDNYADGKYAERLKEMAKKYSFHENLVDGKYLDFEVQKRILEFGLHDTAKEKATGNEPKANRIDYIYVTADLMPYVSKAQFIRDDFTAKHSDHVPVVVELKR, encoded by the coding sequence ATGAAAACAACTTATAACAGCACCATACTTACACTTATACTGCTGACAATATGCAGCCTTACGGTAGTTGCACAACATAAAACCAAAATCATCAGTTACAATATCCTGGAGGGGATGAAAATGGATACTACCGCTGGAAAACAGGATTTTGTGAAATGGCTAAAAAATGAAAATCCGGATATTCTTGCCCTTGAGGAATGTAATAAGTTTACACAGAAGTCGCTCGAAGAACTGGCCCGTAGCTATGGACATCCCTATGCAGTACTGTTGCGCGAACAAGGTTATCCCGTTGCGCTAACCTCCAAATTTCCGATAGTAAATGTTCAAAAAGTAACAGACAATATGCATCATGGTTTTATTGTAGCCAAAATTAAAGATTTCAATGTACTGGTATTACACCTGTCGCCTCACAAATACTGGAAAAGAAGAGAGGAAATCGATGTTATTCTAAATACTATAGCTACCTCACAGCAAAAAGAAAAATGGGTAGTGATGGGCGATTTCAATTCTTTATCTCCACTGGACAAAGACAATTATGCCGATGGGAAATATGCGGAACGGTTAAAAGAAATGGCGAAAAAATACAGTTTTCATGAGAATCTGGTAGACGGAAAATACCTTGACTTTGAAGTTCAGAAACGAATACTGGAATTTGGATTACATGACACAGCAAAAGAAAAAGCTACAGGCAATGAACCTAAAGCCAATAGAATAGATTACATCTACGTTACTGCCGATCTGATGCCTTACGTAAGCAAAGCGCAGTTTATCAGAGACGATTTTACGGCTAAACACTCGGACCATGTACCGGTTGTTGTGGAACTCAAAAGATAA
- a CDS encoding DUF5689 domain-containing protein: MKRILFYTFLLITAAASCKKDELVKFNTDLAINNKVIRIADSAGTTRVLVYADEAWKVRAEGEASWLKLDKEGAQGKGEFLATVQSNAGNLPRSVNLLVSTGTKTDTISLQQRGVTAAINILDANANGIAAGGLMKTAITTNVPFNAMKHEEVYPGSTTGWITGLAINGQDLNFTLTQNMLNEARTALIRLSYKDALGTTVKDSILVTQNPKGNYDQALLKDFTYVKTALAAGEINDDIYIEGIIISDKGNPNMGLNANKASNKHEVDKTENAITAYLQSMDGKSGFLIRTKTGGDNIYGHGELVKLWLKGVTLKKESNPARVILDQVQSVNVISKIASATPPLPREIYMKDLTDNDLYTYVKLKEVEISVPSGSFFNINEGYNLRTDVYPTNIRDINGSSMYMLTNIDVPYRRDGKRVPQGSGDISGILVHEKLARYGNDIGRYAIRHLNRENIALRESREEGFSNVLVEWSRFKSENATGATEEKNPMTPDIGAGTIKQSEKPSLDFTTNGVSGATDFNGLIQEPTTVKGAISNGAWVSKNWWNDAKAKGASWNINVSTVGISKPISIQIEGNSDIGGARNFILEWSATGVDSGTWNQVGEFTFEDVVNFSNTLLTQVPGLKVVNFQFPTTALGLSTLYIRIRVKNKTVGTSTSPTGGTLAATGITRLGHISIKYNK, translated from the coding sequence ATGAAAAGAATTTTGTTTTATACTTTTTTATTAATCACAGCTGCAGCAAGCTGTAAAAAAGATGAACTGGTCAAGTTTAACACCGACCTGGCCATTAACAATAAGGTTATTCGCATTGCGGATAGTGCCGGGACTACCAGAGTGTTGGTTTATGCAGATGAAGCCTGGAAAGTAAGGGCAGAAGGAGAAGCCTCATGGCTCAAACTGGATAAAGAAGGCGCTCAAGGAAAGGGAGAGTTTTTAGCTACAGTGCAAAGTAATGCAGGCAACCTGCCCCGATCGGTAAACCTGTTGGTGAGCACAGGTACCAAAACCGATACCATCAGTTTACAACAACGGGGTGTGACGGCAGCCATCAATATACTTGATGCCAATGCCAACGGAATTGCTGCCGGTGGCTTAATGAAAACGGCCATCACCACCAATGTACCCTTCAACGCAATGAAACATGAGGAGGTATATCCTGGCAGTACCACAGGCTGGATCACAGGATTGGCCATAAATGGTCAGGACCTGAATTTCACACTCACACAAAATATGCTGAACGAAGCCAGAACTGCCCTCATCAGGTTATCTTATAAGGATGCATTAGGTACAACTGTAAAAGACTCTATTCTGGTGACACAAAATCCTAAAGGAAATTACGACCAGGCACTATTAAAGGACTTTACTTATGTAAAAACGGCACTTGCAGCAGGCGAAATCAATGATGACATTTATATCGAAGGCATCATAATTAGCGATAAGGGCAACCCCAATATGGGTTTAAATGCCAATAAGGCCAGCAATAAACATGAGGTAGATAAAACAGAAAATGCGATAACCGCTTATCTGCAAAGTATGGACGGCAAATCGGGCTTTTTGATCCGGACAAAAACCGGTGGAGACAACATCTACGGTCATGGCGAATTGGTTAAGCTATGGCTGAAAGGCGTAACACTTAAAAAAGAGTCGAATCCGGCCCGGGTAATTCTGGATCAGGTACAAAGTGTAAATGTCATCTCTAAAATAGCGTCGGCCACGCCTCCGTTACCACGCGAGATCTATATGAAAGACCTGACAGATAACGACCTCTACACCTATGTAAAGTTAAAAGAAGTAGAAATCAGTGTGCCTTCCGGCAGTTTCTTTAACATCAATGAGGGCTACAATTTAAGAACCGATGTATACCCAACCAACATTCGCGACATCAATGGCAGCAGCATGTACATGCTCACCAATATCGATGTGCCATATAGAAGGGACGGCAAGCGGGTTCCACAAGGATCAGGTGATATTTCCGGGATCCTGGTACACGAAAAACTTGCCCGATATGGAAATGATATTGGCAGGTACGCCATCAGACATTTGAACAGAGAAAACATTGCATTAAGAGAAAGCAGGGAAGAAGGTTTTTCTAATGTTCTGGTAGAGTGGAGCAGGTTTAAATCTGAAAATGCCACAGGAGCAACAGAAGAGAAAAATCCAATGACACCAGACATTGGTGCAGGTACAATAAAACAGAGTGAAAAACCCTCGCTCGATTTTACTACAAATGGCGTTTCGGGAGCTACCGACTTTAATGGCCTTATTCAGGAACCAACCACTGTAAAGGGTGCCATTTCTAACGGAGCCTGGGTCAGCAAAAACTGGTGGAATGATGCCAAGGCCAAAGGCGCTTCATGGAACATCAACGTATCGACAGTGGGCATTAGCAAACCTATCTCTATCCAAATAGAGGGCAATAGTGATATTGGTGGGGCACGTAATTTTATCCTCGAATGGTCGGCCACAGGTGTGGACTCTGGAACCTGGAATCAGGTAGGGGAGTTTACCTTCGAAGATGTAGTTAATTTCTCCAATACTTTGTTAACACAGGTACCTGGGCTTAAAGTCGTTAATTTCCAATTCCCGACAACCGCATTGGGTTTAAGCACTTTATACATCAGGATCAGGGTTAAAAATAAAACGGTAGGTACTTCAACCAGCCCAACCGGAGGTACATTAGCGGCAACGGGCATCACCCGCCTGGGGCACATCTCTATTAAATACAACAAATAA